The Osmerus eperlanus chromosome 22, fOsmEpe2.1, whole genome shotgun sequence genome window below encodes:
- the evpla gene encoding envoplakin a, protein MFKKKDSDTLKVSGKISKTQANNLALLVARMQKNADLVEKDVLKAEELLAIDAENEKKELDFQHQKEVSIKLGEAEALLQSLFLDVDKAKKYKHPQGSEIESDVSHLHERWLKDCTFYRDVYEPVNDVELMPRIDWAPVLNQKQREVNSEEYGPTMTDLKKQIASHNILHREIEAYSSQLSANSTSTKEEFVAIKKQYKNLLDNSKWRSHYLNSLYDYMQGCTRELAYLEEEQNKIMKQDWSDRMIDPPDVRRQYENFKNNSLLAHETEVNRLQDDGDRLVELKHPASATIQAQRDDLRNEWQKFLNLCICQETHLDNVEDFKKYQLDTETLSESLTKLNATLDPKTVSKNSNSQILLQLEAEERSVQRAELLLADLRKRSTTIAPLKLRRAAPSKTVTVESLCDWNTDKAETARGDRFTLKSNSDKNWEVATTSGATKNLPGVCFLIPPPDTDAINQVDLLGGELADIKKKRAALQASLKNQNTELSRPQQAVQVSSAPPNPKAVALDSKLDKLDGDLAQAEQDILSRLRAPLDRNDPAADMANRLKEQKKSSAALKALEQQKMAAQAEMEPLLSKESAGSTSSALPLKLNAAKNKQDGIAALNDLYTKKANASLNLMGQIKKVDGVVSDLEKNLSADGAIPDAPDAIQARTLEVQSLRKKAAGSQDEMKKLGQDLEATEQLCSSLQQGYQEYCPDIRQQGAQVKQLQNRYANVNNQLKERENLLQEAATKNQEFQSANKSLSSFLNSLPNNKISPSDDLSQINSKQSSEERVMEDLTRKGDDVHRVVDLSQDLQDVLNEYEVNASKYNSTLADKSTKNAEKLPSPTLAETVQKQEKALVNCYAETAAERKQRLNQMALAKNMIVQNEETVQQVAQQQVHLERQQKSVEEIDTLNKELAEELDRCTHAENDLKTFKSRMVSLKSRRGVERIEEKEVLQYYRDPKLEAELLDMQNEIHKEALKRSSIQGEVEVVNNKILTQGDSLKNAVPRLVTREVTEFERDPQLDVEAAKLKDEISKMKDEDNVVREETIQMKTEVTVLQAKRPTIKERIVRKEVVKVEKDPEMVKAVQTFSVEISEEDKKIKTINNEIFQTRSQINALERIIPTIEPKVVTREIKKIEQDPELIKESKKVRTEIEEEKVQNSSLANELKSLQSRYAEVQNLKPKVEVKEIVNEIYRIDPTTEAEITRLKKELQDASKLRSKLEKEITVVTTDRNTLRSQKPKVELKEVLQEVVKEERSPENIREIQRLNDQLNTLHHTYNTVLDELSLARKERDQWKAEKSKVETKLVAREVIKYEDDPLLEKEADRLRKEVREETQLRRTTEEMVFDLQNKYLLLERQKPEEKVVVQEVMRLQKDPRQRVEHDKLGTTLDEAVKSRRKVELEVQQLKTLLEEKERLLRESDERQKKIQVESELKATKVRINELENAPPPVEESIVIEEVLKVERDPKLERMTNGLRSDMDKETNDILRYQRDIRNLNVRLELLQREKAGERTVYKEVVRVEKDQAVEAERDRLRDQVNQEKYARQDLEEQIRRLSDKLNILQSTKSSSSREETTLVLQRDALQREKDDISRELKKLESERQDVSVSFQQQTKMMSERSQVNRQKSLKMESDMHRLEREILDEKDQIHSRNITIKELQTVLDKEDKADTRTRETNVSTKITILDPETGKDMSPYDAYLQGLIDRTQYIHLQELECDWEEITSKGRDGETSVLQDRKSGKQYSIKNALRDGKLTQSDLQKYKDGKMPISEFALLVAGEKEKQPQFNSITPKATSALNSASPKKPSAAQEIYPIAGIMDTNTSTCYTIRSAAMRRLIDSTTAQRLLEAQAATGGIIDITNNERFSVHKASERGLIESSQLQRLLNAQKAFTGIEDPITRECLSVGEAVQKGWMPKETAMRYMEAQHLTGGLVVPNTGRVDIVEAIGAKMIDSSMMRELQADTNYAKEIVDPLTHEKISYKQAMARCKTDPQSGLSMLPASSKESGYPSYTPHRYSYGN, encoded by the exons ATGTTTAAGAAAAAGGACAGCGACACACTGAAGGTGTCCGGCAAGATCAGCAA GACACAAGCCAACAACTTGGCCTTGCTGGTGGCGCGGATGCAGAAGAATGCCGACCTGGTGGAAAAAGATGTACTCAAGGCCGAGGAGCTTCTTGCTATA GACGCAGAGAATGAGAAGAAGGAGCTCGACTTTCAGCACCAGAAGGAGGTCTCAATCAAACTGGGAGAGGCGGAGGCCCTGCTGCAAAGCCTCTTCCTCGACGTGGACAAGGCCAAGAAATACAAACACCCACAAGGCAGCGAGATCGAGAGCGA TGTGAGCCACCTCCATGAACGGTGGCTGAAGGACTGTACCTTCTACCGGGACGTGTACGAGCCCGTCAATGACGTAGAGCTGATGCCTAGGATCGACTGGGCTCCGGTTCTCAACCAGAAACAG agGGAGGTGAACTCGGAGGAGTACGGGCCCACCATGACAGACTTGAAGAAGCAGATCGCCTCTCACAACATCCTCCACAGGGAGATCGAGGCATACAGCTCCCAGCTGAGCGCCAACTCCACCAGCACCAAG GAGGAGTTTGTTGCCATTAAGAAACAATACAAAAACCTTTTG GACAACTCAAAATGGCGCAGCCACTACCTGAACAGCCTGTACGACTACATGCAGGGCTGCACCAGGGAACTGGCCTACCTGGAGGAAGAACAGAACAAGATCATGAAACAGGACTGGAGCGACCGAATGATTGACCCCCCGGACGTACGCAGGCAGTAtgag AACTTCAAGAACAACAGCCTTCTGGCCCATGAGACTGAAGTGAACAGACTCCAGGATGACGGAGATCGCCTCGTTGAACTGAAGCACCCTGCCAGCGCCACCATTCAG GCTCAGCGGGACGATTTGAGGAACGAGTGGCAGAAGTTCCTCAACCTGTGCATCTGCCAGGAGACTCACCTGGACAACGTGGAGGATTTCAAAAAG TATCAGCTGGACACCGAGACCCTCTCCGAATCCCTGACCAAACTCAACGCCACCCTGGACCCCAAGACAGTCAGCAAAAATAGCAACTCTCAGATCCTGCTACAACTCGAG gcagaggagaggtcagTCCAGCGTGCCGAGCTGCTGCTGGCCGACCTGAGGAAGAGAAGCACCACCATCGCCCCCCTCAAGCTGCGCCGGGCTGCCCCCAGCAAGACCGTCACTGTAGAGTCCCTATGTGACTGGAACACGGACAAG GCCGAAACTGCTCGTGGGGACAGGTTCACCCTGAAAAGCAATTCAGACAAGAACTGGGAAGTGGCGACCACCAGCGGGGCAACTAAAAACCTTCCAGGAGTTTGCTTCCTGATCCCACCACCTGACACAGACGCCATCAACCAAGTAGACCT gcTTGGTGGCGAACTAGCGGACATTAAGAAAAAGAGAGCTGCTCTGCAGGCTTCACTGAAGAACCAAAACACAGAGTTATCCAGGCCCCAGCAAGCAG TCCAAGTATCCTCTGCCCCCCCGAACCCCAAGGCTGTGGCCCTGGACAGCAAGCTGGACAAGCTGGATGGAGATCTGGCCCAGGCGGAGCAGGACATCCTCAGCCGCCTCAGGGCCCCGCTGGACCGCAACGACCCAGCTGCGGACATGGCCAACAGGCTGAAGGAACAGAAG AAATCATCTGCTGCCCTGAAGGCTCTGGAGCAGCAGAAGATGGCCGCCCAGGCTGAGATGGAGCCTCTGCTCTCCAAGGAGTCAGCGGGATCCACCTCCTCCGCCCTGCCACTCAAACTGAACGCcgccaagaacaagcaggatgGCATCGCTGCTCTCAATGACCTCTACACCAAGAA GGCAAATGCATCTCTAAACTTAATGGGTCAGATCAAGAAAGTGGACGGCGTTGTGTCCGACTTGGAGAAGAACTTGAGTGCAGATGGTGCCATCCCTGACGCCCCTGACGCCATCCAGGCCCGCACCCTGGAGGTCCAG AGTCTACGTAAGAAGGCGGCAGGTTCTCAGGATGAGATGAAGAAGCTGGGACAGGACCTGGAGGCCACAGAGCAGCTGTGTAGTTCCCTCCAGCAGGGCTACCAAGAGTACTGCCCGGACATCCGCCAACAGGGAGCCCAGGTGAAACAGCTGCAGAACCGCTACGCTAACGTCAACAACCAGCTAAAGGAGAG AGAGAACCTCTTGCAAGAGGCTGCGACTAAGAATCAGGAATTCCAGAGCGCAAACAAATCCCTGAGTTCCTTCCTGAACAGTCTGCCCAACAACAAGATCAGTCCGAGTGATGACCTATCACAGATCAACTCCAAGCAGAGCTCAGAGGAG AGGGTGATGGAAGACCTGACGAGGAAGGGAGATGATGTACACAGGGTGGTTGATCTGTCCCAGGACTTGCAGGATGTGCTTAAT GAATATGAGGTTAATGCTAGTAAATACAACAGCACTCTCGCTGATAAGAGCACGAAAAACGCAGAGAAGCTTCCCTCCCCTACCCTTGCGGAAACTGTGCAGAAACAG GAAAAAGCTTTAGTCAATTGCTACGCTGAAACAGCTGCTGAACGCAAACAACGCCTCAACCAAATGGCCCTCGCTAAGAACATGATTGTTCAG AATGAAGAGACGGTCCAACAGGTAGCCCAGCAACAGGTGCATCTTGAAAGGCAACAAAAAAGCGTGGAGGAAATAGATACCCTGAACAAAGAGCTGGCTGAGGAACTGGATAGGTGCACTCATGCTGAGAACGACCTGAAAACCTTCAAGAGCAGAATGGTCTCTTTGAAGAGTCGTAGAGGGGTGGAGCGGATTGAGGAGAAGGAAGTTCTGCAATACTACCGTGACCCTAAATTAGAGGCCGAACTACTGGACATGCAGAACGAAATACACAAAGAGGCTCTGAAGCGCAGCAGTATTCAGGGCGAGGTTGAAGTGGTCAACAATAAAATCCTCACCCAAGGGGATTCCCTCAAAAATGCAGTGCCCAGATTGGTGACGAGAGAGGTGACCGAATTTGAGAGAGATCCTCAGTTGGATGTAGAGGCGGCCAAGTTGAAAGATGAAATATCCAAGATGAAGGATGAAGATAATGTGGTGCGTGAGGAAACCATTCAGATGAAGACAGAAGTCACTGTTCTTCAGGCAAAGAGGCCAACCATCAAGGAAAGAATTGTGAGAAAAGAGGTTGTGAAAGTGGAAAAGGATCCAGAGATGGTCAAAGCAGTGCAAACATTTTCTGTGGAAATCTCAGAAGAGGACAAAAAGATCAAGACGATCAACAACGAGATCTTCCAGACACGAAGCCAGATCAATGCACTGGAGAGAATCATTCCCACCATAGAGCCTAAGGTTGTGACCCGGGAGATAAAGAAGATTGAGCAAGACCCCGAGCTCATCAAGGAATCAAAGAAAGTACGTACGGAAATCGAGGAGGAAAAGGTTCAGAACAGCAGTCTCGCCAACGAGCTGAAATCACTCCAAAGTCGATACGCAGAGGTGCAGAATTTGAAACCCAAAGTGGAGGTCAAAGAAATCGTCAACGAGATCTACAGGATCGACCCGACCACAGAGGCCGAAATAACCCGCCTGAAGAAGGAACTGCAGGACGCCAGCAAACTGCGTTCCAAATTGGAGAAGGAGATCACTGTCGTCACAACTGATCGGAACACCCTACGTTCCCAGAAGCCCAAGGTCGAACTGAAGGAGGTCCTCCAGGAAGtggtgaaagaggagagaagccctGAGAACATCCGAGAGATCCAGAGGCTCAACGACCAGTTGAACACTCTGCACCACACTTACAACACTGTTTTGGATGAGCTGAGCCTTGCCAGAAAGGAAAGGGACCAGTGGAAGGCAGAGAAGTCAAAGGTGGAGACAAAGCTTGTGGCCAGAGAGGTCATCAAGTACGAGGACGACCCACTTTTGGAGAAAGAAGCTGACCGCCTCAGAAAGGAGGTTCGCGAAGAGACCCAACTGCGTCGCACCACAGAGGAGATGGTGTTCGACCTGCAGAACAAGTACCTTCTACTGGAGAGACAGAAGCCTGAGGAGAAAGTTGTAGTCCAGGAAGTGATGCGCCTACAGAAAGACCCCCGACAGAGGGTAGAGCATGACAAGCTTGGGACGACCCTGGACGAGGCGGTGAAATCTCGGCGGAAGGTAGAACTCGAAGTGCAGCAACTGAAAACCTtgctggaggagaaagagaggctctTGAGAGAGAGCGACGAACGTCAGAAGAAGATTCAAGTGGAGTCGGAGCTGAAAGCGACCAAAGTGCGCATCAACGAGCTGGAGAACGCCCCGCCCCCTGTCGAGGAGAGCATCGTCATAGAGGAGGTCttaaaggtggagagagaccccAAGCTGGAGAGAATGACCAACGGTCTTCGCTCGGACATGGATAAGGAAACCAACGACATCCTCCGTTATCAGAGGGACATCCGGAACCTCAACGTCAGGCTCGAACTTCTCCAGAGAGAGAAGGCCGGCGAGAGGACGGTGTATAAAGAGGTGGTCCGGGTCGAGAAGGACCAGGCTGTGGAGGCCGAGAGAGACCGTCTGAGAGATCAGGTCAACCAGGAGAAGTACGCCAGGCAAGATCTGGAAGAGCAAATCCGACGTCTCTCCGACAAACTAAACATCCTGCAGAGCACCAAGTCGAGTAGTTCACGAGAGGAGACCACTCTCGTTCTGCAGAGGGATGCCTTGCAGAGGGAGAAGGACGACATCAGCCGGGAGCTGAAGAAACTGGAGTCCGAGAGGCAGGACGTCAGCGTTTCGTTCCAGCAGCAAACCAAAATGATGAGCGAGAGAAGCCAGGTGAACAGGCAGAAAAGCCTCAAGATGGAGTCCGACATGCACCGTCTGGAGAGAGAAATCCTAGATGAAAAAGACCAGATCCACTCGAGAAACATCACCATCAAAGAGCTTCAGACTGTCCTGGATAAGGAGGACAAAGCTGACACTCGGACAAGGGAGACAAACGTTTCAACGAAAATCACCATCTTAGATCCTGAGACAGGCAAGGATATGTCACCTTACGATGCTTACCTGCAGGGGCTGATTGACCGGACCCAGTACATCCACCTGCAAGAACTAGAATGTGATTGGGAAGAAATTACTTCCAAGGGACGTGATGGGGAAACCTCTGTGCTGCAGGACCGCAAGAGCGGCAAACAGTACTCCATCAAAAATGCCCTGAGGGACGGAAAGCTAACCCAAAGTGATCTGCAAAAATACAAAGATGGGAAAATGCCTATTTCAGAGTTTGCCCTGCTTGTGGCAggtgagaaagaaaaacagcCCCAATTCAACTCCATCACCCCAAAGGCCACATCCGCTCTGAACTCTGCTTCGCCCAAAAAGCCCTCCGCCGCCCAGGAAATCTATCCTATTGCTGGAATCATGGATACAAACACCAGCACCTGTTACACAATACGCAGTGCTGCGATGCGCCGGCTGATCGACTCCACCACTGCCCAGCGCCTGCTAGAAGCGCAGGCTGCCACAGGTGGCATCATTGATATCACCAACAATGAAAGATTCTCTGTCCACAAGGCTTCAGAAAGGGGCCTCATTGAGAGCAGTCAACTACAAAGGCTTCTCAATGCCCAGAAGGCCTTCACTGGAATAGAAGACCCAATAACCAGGGAGTGTTTGTCAGTGGGAGAGGCTGTCCAGAAAGGCTGGATGCCCAAGGAGACCGCCATGCGTTACATGGAGGCCCAACACCTGACCGGAGGGCTGGTGGTGCCCAACACTGGACGAGTGGATATAGTGGAAGCAATCGGAGCCAAAATGATCGACAGCTCCATGATGAGAGAGCTACAGGCTGacaccaactacgccaaagagATTGTGGATCCGCTCACACACGAGAAGATCAGCTATAAGCAAGCCATGGCTCGTTGTAAGACAGACCCCCAGTCAGGCCTTTCTATGCTACCAGCTTCTTCCAAAGAGTCTGGCTACCCTTCCTATACTCCTCATCGATACTCTTATGGCAATTAG
- the ten1 gene encoding CST complex subunit TEN1 — protein sequence MLPAAAIFRFPWEIQSGVVKEGDSVRTFGRLVCYQPEESKATLSAQHGSKQHHLVVQTTFVEPFDSIIGAQYIVLGEIENAEDGVVMVRARVLNCVDGVNLALLQRAIDVQRTYFTERRDNESNAHTNAPP from the exons ATGCTGCCTGCTGCTGCAATCTTTCGTTTTCCTTGGGAGATCCAGTCTGGTgtagtgaaagagggagactcAGTACGAACATTTGGCAG GTTGGTATGTTACCAACCAGAAGAATCAAAGGCAACGCTATCGGCTCAGCATGGCTCAAAACAGCACCATCTTGTTGTCCAAACTACATTTGTGGAGCCCTTCGACTCCATAATTGGAGCTCAGTACATAGTTCTCGGAGAGATAGAAAATGCAGAGG ATGGTGTCGTTATGGTCCGAGCCCGTGTTCTGAACTGTGTTGACGGGGTGAACCTTGCCCTTCTACAGAGGGCCATCGACGTACAGAGGACCTACTTCACAGAAAGAAGGGACAATGAATCTAATGCTCACACAAATGCTCCACCCTGA